Proteins from a genomic interval of Anolis sagrei isolate rAnoSag1 chromosome 1, rAnoSag1.mat, whole genome shotgun sequence:
- the GJD2 gene encoding gap junction delta-2 protein: MGEWTILERLLEAAVQQHSTMIGRILLTVVVIFRILIVAIVGETVYDDEQTMFVCNTLQPGCNQACYDQAFPISHIRYWVFQIIMVCTPSLCFITYSVHQSAKQRERRYSTVFLTLDRDQDSMKREDSKKIKNTIVNGVLQNTENSTKEAEPDCLEVKEIPNPAIRTTKSKMRRQEGISRFYIIQVVFRNALEIGFLVGQYFLYGFNVPSMYECDRYPCIKEVECYVSRPTEKTVFLVFMFAVSGICVVLNLAELNHLGWRKIKMAVRGVQAKRKSIYEIRNKDLPRMSVPNFGRTQSSDSAYV; the protein is encoded by the exons ATGGGGGAATGGACCATCCTAGAGAGACTCCTCGAAGCCGCCGTCCAGCAGCACTCCACTATGATAGGGAG GATTCTGCTGACCGTGGTGGTGATCTTCAGGATTCTTATTGTGGCTATTGTAGGAGAAACGGTTTACGACGACGAGCAGACCATGTTTGTGTGCAACACTTTGCAGCCAGGGTGCAACCAGGCGTGTTACGACCAAGCATTCCCTATTTCTCACATTAGGTACTGGGTGTTTCAGATCATCATGGTGTGTActcccagcctctgcttcatcaCATACTCGGTCCACCAGTCAGCCAAGCAGAGAGAGCGGAGGTATTCCACCGTCTTCCTCACTCTGGACAGAGACCAGGACTCTATGAAACGGGAAGACAGTAAAAAGATCAAAAACACAATTGTCAATGGGGTGCTGCAAAATACTGAGAACTCCACCAAGGAGGCAGAACCAGACTGCTTGGAAGTGAAAGAAATTCCCAACCCAGCCATCCGAACGACAAAGTCAAAGATGAGGCGGCAAGAAGGCATCTCCAGATTTTATATCATCCAGGTGGTCTTCAGAAATGCCCTGGAGATTGGGTTTTTGGTGGGACAATATTTCCTGTATGGATTCAATGTCCCATCTATGTATGAATGTGATAGGTATCCTTGCATTAAGGAAGTGGAATGCTATGTCTCGAGACCCACGGAGAAAACTGTCTTCTTAGTCTTCATGTTTGCTGTCAGTGGCATTTGTGTGGTGCTCAATCTGGCAGAACTGAACCATTTGGGCTGGAGGAAAATCAAAATGGCAGTGAGGGGAGTGCAAGCCAAACGGAAATCAATATATGAAATCAGGAACAAGGACCTTCCACGAATGAGTGTGCCTAACTTTGGCAGGACTCAGTCTAGTGATTCCGCTTATGTGTGA